TTTCTCCGTTTGCAGGTTCACGTGTTCCGGCCTCCTCAGTAATGGGAGTAGGAGCGAAAATGTGCTGCATTACGCTATCTGGTTTTGGGTCTTCAGCATTTTTGGCTCTTTCAAAAGCTTCTTCAGCTTCAAGACGCGCTTTCTTTGTAATCTGTTTTAAAAGATCTTCGTCAGTTCCTGTTTCAAGCAATTGCTTTCTAAGAATTTCTCCCGGATCTTTCGCTCTATGTTTAATTAAGTCTTCCTCGTCTCTATAGAATTCTCTTCTTACTCCTGAAGTGTGGTGGCCAATCAATACAGTTTTTGCACAAACAACTAGGGGCTTTCTTTCTGTTCTCACAAAGTCTACCGCTTTTTTCATGGCTTCAAAACTTTCTACAAAATCAGTTCCGTCCACTCTCATTCTGCTTAATCCTGTAAATCCTGCTACAAAATCATAGGCATCACAGGTTCTGGCTTCTTCTTTGGTTACTGAAATTCCCCATTCATTATCCTGAACAAGAAATATAATAGGGAGTTGATGTAATGCTGCAAATTGTAATGCTTCACTTACTTCTCCTTCTGTTACGGAATTATCACCAAGGCTACAGATTACAACAGGGTTGTTTTCAAAATTCTGAAGTTTGAATTCCTGAATGTATTTTATTCCCTGTGCAACACCGGTAGTAGGAATAGTCTGCATTCCTGTTGCAGAACTTTGGTGGATGATCTTTGGCTTGTTTTCATCTCTGCTGGATGGGTGAGAATAATAAGATCTACCTCCTGAAAAAGGATCTTCAGCTTTAGCCAATAATTGAAGCATAAGTTGGTACGGTTCAAAACCAATTCCTAAAAGAATACTTTCATCTCTGTAGTAAGGAGATACCCAGTCTTCTTTTTTTAATTGGTAAGCGGTTGCTAACTGAATGGCTTCATGGCCTCTTGATGTACTATGAACGTATTTGCAGATATTTCTGTTTTCTTCGTAAATATCAGCCATAGCTTTGGCAAGCATCATGTGATTGTACGCTTTAAGTAAAATATCCTGAGAAACTTTTTCGTGAAGTGTATTTTCCATAGAAAGCAAATATACATAAAAAAACAAAATACTAACAACTGTTAGTATTTTGTAAGAAATTAATGTATTTACTGATTATTTGTTAATTATTTTTCACGGATATTTCTTTGTTGTTTTGTGTTCAGATGAGATAATTTTCTTTTGTAATACATTGTTTATTAATTGTTTGTTTGCCTGGTGTTTTATTGGTGAAATAAAGGATGTGATGGTTAGAATAAAATAGAATAATTGAAATTAAAGGATCTACTATTATGGAGTTTGAATTGATGGCTGATACACCAATCACCGAATCTAAGCTGTAAATAGACTTATTGATAAAAATAAGGCTATATAGTAAATAAAACAGACCATCGATAGGAGATCAATGGCCTGTTTAGGTTTTTTATGTGCTATAGGATTATTCCTTAATCACTTTTTTAGTAACAACATCTTTTTCAGTTTTTACTTCAATGATGTAAATACCTTTTGTATATGATGATAAGTTAATTGCTTCTTTATCACTGTTGATATTTCCGCTCTGTAATTTCTTGCCAGATAGGTCATACACATTAAATGTAGATTTTTTAGGAGCATGTAGGATGTTTGTTACATCTTTAGTAATAGAAGGAGCAATAGCAAGGTTGCTTAAGGCATTTGCAGCAGATTCCTTGGTTCCTAATACTTCGTTATGTCCTGTTACAATGATTGAGTAGTTTTGAGGAGTAGCAGCAGCCGGAACAGCATTGTTTAATAACGTGCCTTTATGAGATATTTCAATTTTATAAGTTCTACCTGCTATTGGATTATCAATAACAACTTGTTCTACATTGTCTACCGTGTTATCTCCTTTTGTAGCAAGTGCCATTGGATTTTCAACATTAAGCTTCCAAGGAAGGTTTGTTGTATTGGTAGTTAAATCGGTTACTCTTACATCCAAGTCGTTTATTAATCTTGAAACTCTGTTATTGTAAAGATTATCCCACATGTTGGTAATATTGGTGAATTCTGGATCTATCCAAGAAATCGTTACCTTAAGTGGAGTACCTCCAGTTGCTTTAACAAATTTGGTATTGGTTGTGCCATTTGTTAATGTTTCATTGTTGAAAATAACAGTATTGTTAGATTTTCCTACTAATAATTCTGCTCCTTTTTTAGCATCAATGAATCCCCATCCGTACCATACATCTGGACCTACATTTCCTGCTTCAAGTGCTGAATGAACCATTAGAGTTTTTGAAGCGGCAGCGTTTAGTTCTGCGTTGTTGAATAATGTTTTATGGATTTGTGACCAAAGACCGATAATTCCTGCAACTTGAGGGGCTGCCATTGATGTACCACTGTTAATTTGCCATGATAAGCTACCAGCTGTTGTTTCAGCAGTTGAAGCCATCCATATGTCTGTTCCAGGAGCTGAAATATCTGGTTTAATACCTCCATCATCTCTAGGTCCTGCATTACTATATTCTGCTTTTACTACATCTGTAGCTGCAGTATATTTATAGTTATTTGTAGTAATAACATTCGTTGCTCCCACTACGATGATATTTTTAGCTAAAGAACCATATCCAATACAGTCGAATCCTTGTGCACAATTTGCTGCTGGTGCAGCACCGGCAGGATATAATTGAAAACCTGTAGCTGTTTGATAGTAGCTGGTTGTTGTTGTTCCTTGATAGCCCGGGCCATAATTATAGTAATTACCGGCTGATTTTACAATTGTATAAGATGGGTTATTGTAAACAATCGCATCATATTGCTTATCATTTAGGTTATAAGTACCCATTTGGTCGTAGTTATTTCCTGAGATATAATTTCCATTCCAATACCATGCATTGGCAGGATAACCTGCAGATGTTGTTCCATATGTCCAGCCTGGGTTCACACCATATGAGTGATTTGAAATTTTAGGTTGTGCAATTAATATTTTAGCGAAAACATCTGTTGGGGTAGTAGATCCAGGTAATGTTGTTTGGGCAAACCTATATGAATCCATTGTTGAATTAATTGCAATGCCCATTGCATTTCCTTGCGCTACAATATTACCATTTTGATCTCTGCTTGTTAACGGTGAGCTTTTTGCGCCAATAATACTAGCTACCCCTGTTGCGTGGCTGCTATGAATGTTTGTATCCGCCTCTTTGTTTGTGATTCTTGCTGGGAGGTTATTAAATGCTTCGTGAGCAGCGTAAATTCTTCCTCCATCAAATATTGTATACTTTATTCCGTCTCCATTAAATGCTGTAGTAAGACCATTTACTCCTCCGGCTGTAGTAAGTGCATCAACATTGTTGTTTTTGATTTGGTTTTGATCGTCAGCCTGATAGAAATTAGGAATATCACCACTGAAACCAGCAAGGTTCGCTCTAAGTTCGGTGATTAATTTTTGCGTTTCAGCATTTCTCGCATTTCCGAATCTTTTTGCAACATAAGAATCAAACTTTGCGCTGTTCTCTTTGTTTTGTTTTTCAAACTCTCTTTTTAATCCCTCATTGTTTTGTGCACTTAACATAGAAATAGCTAAAGTGCCAACCAAAAGTAAATGTTTCTTCATAATGGTTAGTAAAATATTAAAAATTGTAATTCATCAAATATATGATAAAATAATTAAATAAGTGGAATTATTAATAATTAAACATTGTTTTTGATTGAAAATTTTCATATTATTTGTTTGTATTGGTTGTTTTCGTTTATTGTTTGAGATTGTTTTAATTTGTGAGTTTTTAAAATGATGTTTGCTGTTTGTATTGTTGTTTTAGACTATTTTTTGGAAAAAATGAAGTAACTTTACATTCTCTTTTTTATAAAAAAGTTAGAAAATTATATGTATTTAATTTTTGACACAGAAACAACCGGGTTACCTAAAAATTTTAACGCACCACTTTCAGATTCAGATAACTGGCCGAGAATGGTACAGATTGCATGGCAGGTACATGATGATGATGGTAATCTGATTGAAAATCAGGATTATATAATAAAACCTGAGGGATATGATATTCCCTTTAATGCTGCAAGAATTCACGGGATTACCACTAAAATTGCTAATGAAGAAGGGCGTGACCTTCAAGAAGTTTTGGAGGAATTTTCTGAAGTTCTTGAAAGGGTAAGGGTGGTTTCCGGGCATAATGTTGAGTTTGATTATAATATCGTAGGTGCGGAATTTTATAGGAAAAATTTAAAAGATAATCTTCAGGAAAAGCCAAAGGCTGATACCATGATTCTGGGAACCGACTACTGTAAGTTAGGCGGTGGAAGAGGAGGAAGATACAAGTCTCCAAAACTTGAAGAACTTTACGAAAAACTTTACGGAACTAAATTCGATGAAGCTCATAACGCTGCTGCAGACGTAAATGCCACGGCACGGGTATTCTTTGAAATGATGAGGATTGGAATAGTTCCTGCAGAAATTCTGAAGATATCAGAAGATCAGCTGAGCTATTTCAGGAGCCTTTATCCTGATCCTATTAAACCTTTTGGGATTGTTATCCGTAGACAGGTTGCGGATTTTAATAATAAGAAAAAGCAGCAGGATTTTGGAAGTATCGATGAGATTGATCTTGGGAAATATTTCAATTTTGACAATCACAGTGTTTTCTCAACATTAACGGCTACTTCAAGTATCAATGACTTGATTAAAAAGGCTTCTGATGAAAACTTTCCGGCTGTCGGAATGGTTGATTTGGGGAATATGATGGGTGCTTTCAAGTTTGTTTCCGCAGTAGAGGGAGCCAATGGAGACAGGGCAAAAAAACATAAAGAATATTTAGCAAAAAAACAGGAAGCGGAAGAAAATGGAACAGAATTTAATGAGGTAGAGCCTGTTTCAGAACCATTGATTCCAGTTGTAGGCTGTGAATTTTATATTTCAGACCGCTATGAGCAAAAGCAGTTTACCAAGGATGATCCGGATAGAAGGACGCAGGTTGTGCTTTTAGCAAAAGATTTTAATGGATATAAAAATCTGGCGAAACTTTCGAGTATTGGATTTTTGAAAGGATTTTACTTTGGGGTTCCTAGGATAAGCCGTGAATTAATAGCTCAGTACAAAGAAGGAATTATTGCTTTAACTTCGGGGATTCTTGGAGATATTCCTGATGCCATCCTAAATACGGGTGAGCAAAAGGGAGAGGAGCTTTTCAAATGGTGGAAAGATACTTTTGAAGATGATTTTTATGTTCAGATTCAGAATCATAAATTGCCTGAAGAAGAGCATTTAAATGAAGTTCTCCTGTATTTTGCAGATAAATATAATGTAAAAATTTTGGCCCAAAACCAAACTTTTTACACCAATAAAGATGATGCTAATATTCAGGATATTGTAAGTTGTATTAAAGATGGTGAAAAGCTTTCAACTCCTATTGGAAAAGGATTTGGTAAGAGAAGAGGCCTTTCAACAGGAGAATATTACATTAAGAATTCTCATGAAATAAAAGAGGCCTTTTTAGCCTATCCTGATGCGTTTGAAGCCTATGATGAGTTTTTTGCAAAATTTAAACCTTATACATTAAAAAGAGATGTACTTCTTCCAAAGTTTGATATCCCGCAAGAGTTTATTCATGCAGAAGATGAGGTAGATGGCGGGAAGAGAGGTGAGATGGCTTATCTTACCCATTTGACTTATGAAGGAGCAAGAAAAAGATATGGTGTTGATGGAATTACGGATGAAATAAAAGAACGTCTAGACTTTGAATTGGAGGTAATTGCCAATACGGGGTATCCGGGGTATTTCCTTATTGTACAGGATTTCTGTAATGAGGCCCGTAAAATGGGGGTTTGGGTAGGTCCCGGAAGAGGATCCGCTGCCGGATCTGCGGTAGCTTATTGTATTGGAATTACAAATGTTGACCCTATTAAGTATGATCTCCTTTTTGAGAGATTCCTGAATCCGGAAAGGGTTTCGATGCCCGATATTGATATTGACTTCGATGATGAAGGGAGAGATAGGGTTATTAAATGGGTAATTGATAAATACGGGCAAAGCCAGGTAGCACAGATTATTACCTATTCTGTATTAGGTGGAAAGTCTGCCATTAAAGATGCGGGAAGAGTATTGGATGTTCCAATCCCGGATACCAATAATATTGCCAAGTTAATCCCATCAACACCGGGAATGAACATTGCAAAAGCATTGGCAAAATATGATAAACTAAAACCGGAAGAACAAATGCTTGTTGATGAGATGAGATATGTTCTTGAAAGTCCTGATGATTCACGCCACGGAGTTTTAGCGAGTGCTAAAAAAATGGAAGGCTGTATCAGGAATACCGGAATTCATGCCTGTGGTGTAATTATCACACCGGAAGATGTGAGTAATCTGGTGCCTGTGACTATTGCTGCTAAGGATGCGGATATTTTAGTGTCTCAGTTTGACAACTCAGTAGCAGAAAGTGCCGGCCTTCTGAAAATGGACTTCCTTGGGCTTAGAACATTAACAATCATTAAAGATGCTCTAAAGCTTGTAAAAGCAAGATATGGGTTGGATATTGATCCTGATGAAATTCCATTGGATGATACTAAGACCTATCAATTATTTAAAGAAGGAAGAACGGTTGGTATTTTCCAGTATGAAAGTCCCGGGATGCAAAAGTACATGAGGGAGCTTAAGCCTACGGTTTTTGCTGACCTTATTGCCATGAATGCACTGTATCGCCCAGGTCCAATTAAGTATATTCCAAACTTTATTAACAGAAAGCATGGAGTTGAAGAGATTGTATATGACTTACCAGAAACAGAAGAATATTTAAAGGAAACCTACGGAATTACCGTTTATCAGGAGCAGGTAATGCTTTTGTCCCAGAAACTTGCCAACTTTACAAAAGGTGAGGCAGATACCCTGAGAAAGGCCATGGGTAAAAAGCAGATTGATGTTCTTAATAAAATGTATCCTAAATTTATAGAAGGAGGTAGAAAAAATAACCTGAATGAAGAAAGACTTGAAAAAATTTGGAACGACTGGAAAGCCTTTGCAGAATATGCATTCAACAAATCTCACTCTACCTGCTATGCCTTTATTGCTTATCAAACTGCCTATTTAAAAGCAAATTATCCCGCTGAATATATGGCAAGTGTAATGAGTAATAACATTAATAATACGGATTCGATTACCATGTTTATGGAGGATTGTAAAAGTATGGGGGTTGATGTTTTAGGTCCTGATGTGAATGAATCTCAATATAAATTCTCTGTAAACGAAAAAGGACAGATTCGTTTTGGTTTAGGTGCTATCAAGGGAATTGGTGAAGGGCCAAGTGAAGCGATTACAAGAGAGCGAAGAAATGGAAGATTTAAGGATGTTTATGATTTTTTTGAAAGAATAATGCCTTCTCATATGAATAAAAGAGTAGCGGAAAGTTTAGTGCTGGCCGGTGCTTTTGATGAATTGGGTTCTTTCCACAGAGGTCAGTATTTTGATATTGATATGGCTGGAAGAACTAATTTGGAAAGGCTAATCAGGTATGGACAAAGCTTTCAGGAAAGTAAAAATGAGATGGAACATTCTCTGTTTGCTGATTTTGCAGATGAGGTACAGATTGAGCAGCCAAAATTAGCACCTTGTCCGGAATGGCCAAATATGCATAAATTAAACAAAGAAAAAGAAACTATAGGATTCTATCTTTCGGCTCATCCATTGGATGAATTTAAGTACCAGTTTCAGTTTATGCAGGGACGACTTTCCAAGAAGTCTGTTCTGGAAAAAGAAGAAGAGGAAAAGGTAACTACAGATGAAGCTCCTTTGTTGGAACAGGATTCACAAGATGAAACTGTAGATCTTACAGAGATTGTTTCTGATGAATTGTCTGTGGGAGAAGAAGAAGTAATAGAAGAGTTGACAAAAAAAGCAGAACCAAAGGGAACTTTTGGATTTTTGAATCTTGATGAGGTGGATGCTTATAAGGAACAAGCTTTTGCCAATAAACCTGAAGAGTTATTTGAGGAAAAAAAGAAAGACTGGAAAACACTTCAAAAAGAAAGAGAAAATGGTGGCGGTGGAAAAGAATATACTGTTGCAGGTTTAATTACAGAATATAGAGTTCAGGATGGTTTCAGAAGTGGTGAAAAAGTAGCTTTTGTTACCTTGGAGGATTATTCAGGGTCTTATTCCTTTAGGCTAGGGGACAGGGATTATATGAGATTGAAAGAAAAGCTTGAAGTTCAGAGATTTGTTATATTCAAAATAAAATTTGCTCAGGTAAAGGACGGGCGTGTTTTTGTGAATGTAAATGATGTGATAGAGCTTCAGGAAGCTTTTGAAAGATTTGCTAAAAGTATTTCTCTTGTAATGGATGTGATGGATGTAAGACCAGAAGATCTGGACTTTTTCAGAGCAGTGCTGGATAGAAATAAAGGAAGTCAAAAGCTGAAATTCTTTATTAAAAATATTGATGATGACTCTCATATTGAGGTTCAGTCTATGAAGCATTCCGTAGATTTAAATGGCGATTTGATCAAAGAAATACAATTACTCAATAAATATGAATTCTATTTGAATTAAAATTACTGATACAATTGATTAAAAAGTGGCTTTTTGCCACTTTTTTTTGTTTTTATTAATCAATGTGAGATTTTTTAGAAAAATATATTTTTATGTTAAATAGTATTTTATGTATAGGTAGGAATTAGTTTGTCTTTTGTTTAAATAATTGATATTCAATTATTTATTATGTTATGGCTTATTTTTAAATATCTGTTAAAATTAAATAAATGTTTAGTTTTTTAATAAAAATAAAAGACTTTTAATTTTGTTTGAATAGTATTTTTTAATATTTTATGATATTTCATCAAAAAAATATTTACTTTTACCGCCCTAACTATTATTATTACTATTTATGAAAAAAATTCTACTGATGTGTATGATGGCTCTTGGTATAGGAGCCTCGGCACAGATTCTCGTTAATGAGGGGTTTGAGGGCTCGTCACTCCCCACTGGGTGGACCTCGGCTACGCTACCTTCTACAACATCACAATCCGTATCATTAGGAATGTGGTCTGGTTCTGGCCCTGCTTGTGCGGGTTCAAACGTGGCTTACAAGAACCTCTATAGCAATGTGACGTCGTATAATCTTGTTTATTCTTCTCCCAATTCTAATGGCCTGGCTCTTGATTATTCATTCCAGTATGCAGCCAAAGGATTTTCTAGCAGCGGAGCTATTAAGGGAAATTTTGTAACAGAATATTCTCTTGATGGTGGAGTGAACTGGACCACATTGGTTGCTCCTGTCAATCTTGATAGTCCAAATGCTACTCCAATTCCCTGTACTACTATTTCAGGAACAATTCCTGCAGGAACAATTCCTGCGGGAGCAGATTTTAAATTCAGAATTACGGCAAACTATGTTTCTCCGTCAGATTTCTACTTAGGATTTGATGAGATCAAATTGAATCAGCCAATCACTACTCCTCCCGGATGTACTACGCTAACGGCACCAGCGGCAGCGGAAACAGGAGTTTCCAGAACTCCTACACTAAAATGGAACAGTGCGGCAGGAGCTACCGGATATTTAATTAATATGGGAACTACTCCTGGTGGAACGGACGTATTGAATAATGTAAATGTAGGAAATGCGCTTAGTTATACTATTCCTGCTGCAAATACGCTGAATTATTCAACACCATACTATGTAAAGGTAATTCCTACCAACAATCTTGGGAATAATACCGGATGCTCAGAAAGTTCTTTCATGACTTTGAATATTGGTTGTCCTACTGTTTCTTCGCCTGCTTCAGCGGCAACTGGTGTATCAGTGCTTCCTGCTATTAGCTGGTCATCGGTAACAGGAGCTACAGGTTATAAGATTTCAATAGGAAGTACGGCAGGTGGTACAGATGTTATGAATAATGTAGATGTAGGAAATGTTACCACTTATACGCTTACGACTCCATTGTTATTTAATACAAAATATTATTATACGGTTAATAGTTATAGCCCTACCTCTGTGAGTTCAGGTTGTACAGAAAGAACCTTTACAACGGCTACTTTATGCCCTACTGTTTCAGCGCCTAGTTCAGGAGCAAGTGGTATATCGGTACTTCCTACTATTACATGGAGTGCAATTGCTGGAGTTACAGGGTATAAAATTACGATGGGAACCACTGCTGGAGGAAATAATATCATGGATAATGTGGATGTAGGAAATGTAACTACCTATACTCTTGCTACACCTTTGTCTTTTAATACCAAGTATTATTATAAAGTGATTGCTTACTCAGGAGGTGTAGAAGGAACGGCTTGTACTGAGCGAAGCTTTACAACAAATACTTTATGTCCTTCTGTTTCTGCACCAGTTTCTGCAGCAACCGGAGTATCTGTACTTCCAACTATTACATGGGGTGCAATACCTGGGGTTACGGGATATAGAATTAATATGTCAACTACGCTTGGAGGAAATGATATTATGGATAATGTGGATGTAGGAAATGTATCTACTTATACTCTTACTACACCTTTAGCATTCAATACCAAGTATTATTATAGAGTGGTTGCTTATTCAGGAAGCACAATGGGACCGGCTTGTACAGATAGAAACTTTACAACTGCTACTTTATGCCCTACTGTTTCAGCACCAGCTTCTTCAGCAACAGGAGTTTCTGTGCTTCCAACTATTACATGGGATGCAATAGTCGGGGTTACAGGATATAGAATTACCATGGGAAGTACCGCAGGTGGAAGCGATATCATGAATAACGTAGATGTAGGAAATGCAACTACCTATACTCATGCCACACCTTTAGCATTCAATACCAAGTATTATTACAAAGTGATCGCATATTCAGGAAGTATAGTAGGAACAGCTTGTACAGAAAAAAACTTTACAACTGCTACCTTATGTCCTACTGTTTCAGCACCAAGTTCTTCAGCAACCGGGGTTTCAATATTACCAACCATTACATGGGGAGCGATTACGGGTGTTACAGGATATAGGATTACAATGGGAACTACCGCAGGTGGAAGTGATATCATGAATAATGTAGATGTAGGAAACGCAACTACCTATACTTTGACTACACCTTTAGCATTCGGTACGAAATATTATTATAAAGTGATTGCGTATTCAGGAAGTACAGTTGGAACAGCTTGTACAGAAAGAAACTTTACAACATCAACTTTGTGCCCTTCAATTTCTTCACCTAGTTCAGGTACAACCGGTGTACCTCTACTTCCTACTATTACATGGGGGGCAATCACAGGAGTTACAGGATATAAAATTTCCATGGGAACTACTTCTGGAGGAACTGATATTTTAAATAATGTAGATATAGGGAATGTTACTTCCTATACTGTTGCTACGC
This genomic interval from Chryseobacterium joostei contains the following:
- a CDS encoding alpha-ketoacid dehydrogenase subunit alpha/beta, producing the protein MENTLHEKVSQDILLKAYNHMMLAKAMADIYEENRNICKYVHSTSRGHEAIQLATAYQLKKEDWVSPYYRDESILLGIGFEPYQLMLQLLAKAEDPFSGGRSYYSHPSSRDENKPKIIHQSSATGMQTIPTTGVAQGIKYIQEFKLQNFENNPVVICSLGDNSVTEGEVSEALQFAALHQLPIIFLVQDNEWGISVTKEEARTCDAYDFVAGFTGLSRMRVDGTDFVESFEAMKKAVDFVRTERKPLVVCAKTVLIGHHTSGVRREFYRDEEDLIKHRAKDPGEILRKQLLETGTDEDLLKQITKKARLEAEEAFERAKNAEDPKPDSVMQHIFAPTPITEEAGTREPANGEKIVMVDAAIHAIQELMWKHPEAILYGQDVGERIGGVFRETVTLGKKFGSKRVFNTAIQEAYIIGSTAGMSAVGLKPIVEVQFADYIYPGINQLITEISKSSYLSQGKFPVSNIIRVPIGAYGGGGPYHSGSVESILANIKGIKIAYPSNAADFKGLLKAAYYDPNPVIMLEHKGLYWSKVPGTEDAKTIEPAEDYVLPFGKGKVVIEADKNETEKGRTLLVVTYGMGVYWAKEAVKNFNGRVEVIDLRTLIPLDEELVFERVKVHGKCIVLTEEQLNNSFAEAFAHRISKNCFKYLDAPVETMGSLDVPAVPINLVLEKEMLPNAEKLSKKIEEMLQY
- a CDS encoding S8 family peptidase, producing MKKHLLLVGTLAISMLSAQNNEGLKREFEKQNKENSAKFDSYVAKRFGNARNAETQKLITELRANLAGFSGDIPNFYQADDQNQIKNNNVDALTTAGGVNGLTTAFNGDGIKYTIFDGGRIYAAHEAFNNLPARITNKEADTNIHSSHATGVASIIGAKSSPLTSRDQNGNIVAQGNAMGIAINSTMDSYRFAQTTLPGSTTPTDVFAKILIAQPKISNHSYGVNPGWTYGTTSAGYPANAWYWNGNYISGNNYDQMGTYNLNDKQYDAIVYNNPSYTIVKSAGNYYNYGPGYQGTTTTSYYQTATGFQLYPAGAAPAANCAQGFDCIGYGSLAKNIIVVGATNVITTNNYKYTAATDVVKAEYSNAGPRDDGGIKPDISAPGTDIWMASTAETTAGSLSWQINSGTSMAAPQVAGIIGLWSQIHKTLFNNAELNAAASKTLMVHSALEAGNVGPDVWYGWGFIDAKKGAELLVGKSNNTVIFNNETLTNGTTNTKFVKATGGTPLKVTISWIDPEFTNITNMWDNLYNNRVSRLINDLDVRVTDLTTNTTNLPWKLNVENPMALATKGDNTVDNVEQVVIDNPIAGRTYKIEISHKGTLLNNAVPAAATPQNYSIIVTGHNEVLGTKESAANALSNLAIAPSITKDVTNILHAPKKSTFNVYDLSGKKLQSGNINSDKEAINLSSYTKGIYIIEVKTEKDVVTKKVIKE
- a CDS encoding T9SS type A sorting domain-containing protein, with product MKKILLMCMMALGIGASAQILVNEGFEGSSLPTGWTSATLPSTTSQSVSLGMWSGSGPACAGSNVAYKNLYSNVTSYNLVYSSPNSNGLALDYSFQYAAKGFSSSGAIKGNFVTEYSLDGGVNWTTLVAPVNLDSPNATPIPCTTISGTIPAGTIPAGADFKFRITANYVSPSDFYLGFDEIKLNQPITTPPGCTTLTAPAAAETGVSRTPTLKWNSAAGATGYLINMGTTPGGTDVLNNVNVGNALSYTIPAANTLNYSTPYYVKVIPTNNLGNNTGCSESSFMTLNIGCPTVSSPASAATGVSVLPAISWSSVTGATGYKISIGSTAGGTDVMNNVDVGNVTTYTLTTPLLFNTKYYYTVNSYSPTSVSSGCTERTFTTATLCPTVSAPSSGASGISVLPTITWSAIAGVTGYKITMGTTAGGNNIMDNVDVGNVTTYTLATPLSFNTKYYYKVIAYSGGVEGTACTERSFTTNTLCPSVSAPVSAATGVSVLPTITWGAIPGVTGYRINMSTTLGGNDIMDNVDVGNVSTYTLTTPLAFNTKYYYRVVAYSGSTMGPACTDRNFTTATLCPTVSAPASSATGVSVLPTITWDAIVGVTGYRITMGSTAGGSDIMNNVDVGNATTYTHATPLAFNTKYYYKVIAYSGSIVGTACTEKNFTTATLCPTVSAPSSSATGVSILPTITWGAITGVTGYRITMGTTAGGSDIMNNVDVGNATTYTLTTPLAFGTKYYYKVIAYSGSTVGTACTERNFTTSTLCPSISSPSSGTTGVPLLPTITWGAITGVTGYKISMGTTSGGTDILNNVDIGNVTSYTVATPLALTTKYYYTVIGYTGTLTGTACTINNFTTQGACPVVTYPADAATLQPINPIIKWNAMPAAAYYTLTIGTTAGGSDIMNNVNVGNVSSYTVTAPLTLGTKYYYKVNTDTSTACAERTFTVNANPAPANDNCSGALLATSFPYAYSQTNGVGATNGTGFITTCSGGNDGMWFKFTGNGGEITVSAKSTTSWDHRVSVYSGSCGAFVCVATIDEKAAAVDNIETLTFSSVAGTVYYVNVGYYSPTLDSSEGNFDINITSSILATSEIVAEKIKEIKVYPNPFTDVLNISDVTKIQSISIIDLAGRVVKTIEKPTSVLQLGDLKQGMYLMALNMKDGSRQVIKVIKK
- the dnaE gene encoding DNA polymerase III subunit alpha; this encodes MYLIFDTETTGLPKNFNAPLSDSDNWPRMVQIAWQVHDDDGNLIENQDYIIKPEGYDIPFNAARIHGITTKIANEEGRDLQEVLEEFSEVLERVRVVSGHNVEFDYNIVGAEFYRKNLKDNLQEKPKADTMILGTDYCKLGGGRGGRYKSPKLEELYEKLYGTKFDEAHNAAADVNATARVFFEMMRIGIVPAEILKISEDQLSYFRSLYPDPIKPFGIVIRRQVADFNNKKKQQDFGSIDEIDLGKYFNFDNHSVFSTLTATSSINDLIKKASDENFPAVGMVDLGNMMGAFKFVSAVEGANGDRAKKHKEYLAKKQEAEENGTEFNEVEPVSEPLIPVVGCEFYISDRYEQKQFTKDDPDRRTQVVLLAKDFNGYKNLAKLSSIGFLKGFYFGVPRISRELIAQYKEGIIALTSGILGDIPDAILNTGEQKGEELFKWWKDTFEDDFYVQIQNHKLPEEEHLNEVLLYFADKYNVKILAQNQTFYTNKDDANIQDIVSCIKDGEKLSTPIGKGFGKRRGLSTGEYYIKNSHEIKEAFLAYPDAFEAYDEFFAKFKPYTLKRDVLLPKFDIPQEFIHAEDEVDGGKRGEMAYLTHLTYEGARKRYGVDGITDEIKERLDFELEVIANTGYPGYFLIVQDFCNEARKMGVWVGPGRGSAAGSAVAYCIGITNVDPIKYDLLFERFLNPERVSMPDIDIDFDDEGRDRVIKWVIDKYGQSQVAQIITYSVLGGKSAIKDAGRVLDVPIPDTNNIAKLIPSTPGMNIAKALAKYDKLKPEEQMLVDEMRYVLESPDDSRHGVLASAKKMEGCIRNTGIHACGVIITPEDVSNLVPVTIAAKDADILVSQFDNSVAESAGLLKMDFLGLRTLTIIKDALKLVKARYGLDIDPDEIPLDDTKTYQLFKEGRTVGIFQYESPGMQKYMRELKPTVFADLIAMNALYRPGPIKYIPNFINRKHGVEEIVYDLPETEEYLKETYGITVYQEQVMLLSQKLANFTKGEADTLRKAMGKKQIDVLNKMYPKFIEGGRKNNLNEERLEKIWNDWKAFAEYAFNKSHSTCYAFIAYQTAYLKANYPAEYMASVMSNNINNTDSITMFMEDCKSMGVDVLGPDVNESQYKFSVNEKGQIRFGLGAIKGIGEGPSEAITRERRNGRFKDVYDFFERIMPSHMNKRVAESLVLAGAFDELGSFHRGQYFDIDMAGRTNLERLIRYGQSFQESKNEMEHSLFADFADEVQIEQPKLAPCPEWPNMHKLNKEKETIGFYLSAHPLDEFKYQFQFMQGRLSKKSVLEKEEEEKVTTDEAPLLEQDSQDETVDLTEIVSDELSVGEEEVIEELTKKAEPKGTFGFLNLDEVDAYKEQAFANKPEELFEEKKKDWKTLQKERENGGGGKEYTVAGLITEYRVQDGFRSGEKVAFVTLEDYSGSYSFRLGDRDYMRLKEKLEVQRFVIFKIKFAQVKDGRVFVNVNDVIELQEAFERFAKSISLVMDVMDVRPEDLDFFRAVLDRNKGSQKLKFFIKNIDDDSHIEVQSMKHSVDLNGDLIKEIQLLNKYEFYLN